One stretch of Candidatus Bathyarchaeia archaeon DNA includes these proteins:
- a CDS encoding glutamate-cysteine ligase family protein: MGPEHEFSIVNGDLKALPITDQIIKRYCGKLLNFVELPNFTFGKEMQLHVMELKANKPFPSSQLFEETMQTAVTTLSGFLEKQFSAHLLGTGMHPLLNLDGTGIWPHRHRKIYEAYGKVFNLKQHGWLNIQSFHLNLPYQKQPDGVLLHNLLANMCPYLPAVSASSPIYEGVLREKVDNRLTFYKANQHEVAAVSGDVVPEYVSSFNMYRTDVIGRYSRDLANAGAPATLLYKEWVNSRGVIFRFDRCALEVRVMDEQECIKSDVALSCFVRAALRGMLLESPQFLPHDLLVEDFNLVLAEGLNAQVRHPRGPTARSVCQHLYTVAWANATAEEKTYLPLVKKRIEQGNLSDVIRKDVLKRAQHTDFMDAIITVYSKLIRCLATNQPYF; the protein is encoded by the coding sequence ATGGGGCCCGAACATGAATTCTCCATAGTAAACGGCGACCTCAAAGCCTTACCCATAACGGACCAAATTATCAAACGCTACTGCGGTAAACTCCTCAACTTTGTTGAGTTGCCTAACTTCACGTTTGGCAAAGAAATGCAGCTGCACGTTATGGAGCTGAAAGCAAACAAGCCTTTTCCATCGTCCCAGCTTTTTGAAGAAACCATGCAAACCGCCGTAACCACCCTTTCTGGTTTTCTGGAAAAACAGTTCAGTGCGCATCTTCTTGGCACGGGTATGCATCCCTTACTGAACCTTGACGGAACTGGCATATGGCCTCATAGGCACCGAAAAATCTACGAGGCATACGGCAAAGTCTTTAACCTGAAACAGCATGGCTGGCTTAACATCCAAAGTTTCCACCTCAACTTACCCTACCAGAAACAACCCGATGGCGTTCTTTTGCATAACTTGCTCGCAAACATGTGTCCGTATTTACCGGCGGTTTCGGCGTCTTCCCCCATCTACGAGGGGGTTTTACGGGAGAAGGTAGACAACCGGTTGACGTTTTACAAAGCAAACCAGCATGAGGTCGCGGCGGTTTCTGGAGATGTGGTTCCCGAGTACGTTTCATCGTTTAACATGTACCGCACCGACGTGATTGGTCGTTACTCGCGGGATTTAGCTAACGCGGGCGCCCCTGCAACGTTGCTGTATAAGGAGTGGGTTAACTCGCGGGGTGTGATTTTCCGTTTTGACCGCTGCGCCCTTGAAGTGCGGGTGATGGATGAGCAGGAATGCATAAAATCTGATGTTGCTCTAAGCTGCTTTGTCCGCGCTGCCCTGCGGGGAATGCTTTTGGAGTCACCCCAGTTTTTGCCCCATGACCTTCTGGTTGAGGACTTTAACTTGGTTCTTGCTGAGGGTTTGAATGCTCAGGTTCGGCATCCACGGGGTCCAACTGCCCGTAGTGTCTGTCAACACCTGTACACTGTTGCATGGGCTAATGCAACTGCTGAAGAGAAAACCTATCTGCCCCTTGTCAAAAAACGTATTGAGCAGGGTAACTTATCAGATGTCATCAGAAAAGATGTGTTGAAACGTGCTCAACACACGGATTTCATGGACGCAATAATAACCGTATATTCAAAGCTTATAAGATGCCTTGCAACTAACCAACCCTACTTCTAA